The following coding sequences are from one Musa acuminata AAA Group cultivar baxijiao chromosome BXJ1-6, Cavendish_Baxijiao_AAA, whole genome shotgun sequence window:
- the LOC135584881 gene encoding phospholipase A I-like isoform X2 has product MQSWGLGWKRPSEIFHLSLDYGEPGANADDDDFPSSSSSPPPPPLPPPPPPPPPPQPPSPRRPSSGELGLRIDLDWTAGDDEEQIALRLQSQLMVALPPPQDAVVLDLRGDEERGCVEVEMKVLKRREPLRSVRMSKAAGSGQQTDGLGVLTRLIRSNLAPSGPANGVQGLADHWKSVTVLSLCGCGLSVFPVELTKLPLLEKLYLDNNKLLLLPPELGELRSMKVLRVDNNMLSSVPVELRQCVMLVELSLEHNKLVRPLLDFRAMAELRVLRLFGNPLEFLPEILPLHNLRHLSLANIRIEATENLKSVNVHIETENSSYFIASRHKLSAFFSLIFRFSSCHHPLLASALAKIMQDHSNRVAISKEENAIRQLISMISSDDRHVVEQACFALSSLAADVSLAMQLIKSDIMQPIESLLRSVDQEELISVLQVLVTLAFASDSVAQKMLTKDVLKSLKSLCANKNTEVQCLSILAVGNLAFCSENRRTLSHSESLRELLLRLTVMPVPRVNKAAARALAILGENENLRRAIRGKPVGKQGLRILSMDGGGMKGLATVQMLKQIEQGTGKRIHEMFDLICGTSTGGMLAVALGIKQMTLDQCEDIYKELGKLVFAEPTPKDNEAATWREKLDQLFKSSSQSFRVVVHGSKHSADQFERLLKEMCADEDGDLLIESAVKGIPKVFVVSTLVSVTPAQPFLFRNYQYPAGTPESPLGMAESPAVTAIGTAIPSAQITSRRGASIGSCKHRIWEAIRASSAAPYYLDDFSDDVNRWQDGAIVANNPTIFAIREAQLLWPDTRIDCLISIGCGSVPTKVRKGGWRYLDTGQVLIESACSVDRVEEALDTLLPMIPEVQYFRFNPVDERCDMELDETDPAIWLKLEAATEEYVQKNCELFKNVCERLVPRNEHEERLSEKLNSQQFSKSKSFNSGLDETSPSLGWRRMVLLVESSHSPDIGNTDHHARTLEKFCASNGIRLSLTNCTSGFSKPATRFPTPFTSPLFTGSFPSSPLLYSPECGPQRINRIDLVPPLSLDGHPTGKPSPPTSPLVSRQASLHVRSLHDKLQDLPQVGIIHLALQNDSTGSILSWQNDVFVVAEPGELADRFLQSVKLSLSPLMRGRQRKEAYSLAKVSSVADLVTKWRCFQVGGILHRYIGRQTQVMEDNQEIGAFMFRRTVPAVHLTSEDVRWMVGAWRDRIIICTGKYGLAPSLVKAFLDSGAKAVVSSSLEPPDVQSIQFNVLGDYNGFENGRFEIGDEEAEDDYVLEPASPASDWEDSDAEKGGEPVVIWNGDDEDLSEFVCLLYDLLFHEVSRVDVALQHALRSHPKLRYSCHLPNIH; this is encoded by the exons ATGCAGTCCTGGGGGTTGGGGTGGAAGCGCCCCTCCGAGATCTTCCACCTCTCCCTTGACTACGGCGAGCCCGGTGCCAATGCCGACGACGACgacttcccctcctcctcctcctctcctccccctcctccccttccacccccgccgccgccgccgccgccacctcagCCGCCATCGCCCCGGCGCCCTTCCTCCGGGGAGCTGGGGCTCCGGATTGACCTTGACTGGACCGCTGGCGACGACGAGGAGCAGATCGCTCTCCGCCTCCAGTCCCAGCTTATGGTCGCGCTTCCCCCGCCGCAGGACGCCGTGGTGCTGGATCTGCGTGGGGACGAGGAGCGCGGCTGCGTCGAGGTGGAGATGAAGGTACTCAAGCGGCGGGAGCCGTTGAGATCGGTGCGGATGTCCAAGGCGGCTGGGTCCGGACAGCAGACCGACGGGCTCGGGGTCTTGACGCGGTTGATCCGGTCCAATTTAGCACCGTCCGGGCCGGCGAATGGCGTCCAGGGGTTGGCCGATCACTGGAAGAGTGTGACGGTGTTGAGCCTGTGCGGCTGTGGCTTGTCT gtttttccagtGGAACTAACAAAGCTACCACTTCTGGAGAAGCTATATCTTGACAACAATAAGTTATTACTTTTGCCACCAGAGCTTGGTGAATTGAGAAGCATGAAGGTTCTAAGAGTCGAcaacaatatgcttagttctgttCCTG ttgAGTTGCGGCAATGTGTTATGCTGGTTGAACTGTCATTGGAACATAATAAACTTGTCAGACCACTTCTGGATTTCAG GGCTATGGCTGAACTTCGTGTTCTAAGACTGTTCGGTAATCCTCTCGAGTTTCTTCCAGAAATTTTACCATTGCACAATCTTCGACATTTGTCACTTGCTAATATTAGAATTGAGGCCACTGAAAATCTGAAATCAGTGAATGTGCACATAGAG ACAGAAAACAGCTCCTATTTTATTGCATCAAGGCACAAGCTCAGTGCCTTTTTCTCTCTTATTTTCCGGTTCTCTTCATGTCATCATCCACTGTTGGCATCTGCATTAGCCAAAATCATGCAAGATCATAGCAATCGTGTGGCTATTAGTAAAGAAGAGAATGCTATACGACAGCTGATAAGTATGATAAGCAGTGATGACCGTCATGTG GTTGAACAAGCATGCTTTGCTCTCTCATCATTGGCAGCAGATGTTTCTTTGGCAATGCAGTTGATTAAGTCTGACATTATGCAACCCATCGAATCACTTTTGAGGTCAGTGGATCAAGAAGAACTGATCTCTGTATTGCAAGTTCTGGTCACATTAGCATTTGCATCTGATAGCGTTGCTCAAAAGATGCTGACCAAGGATGTCCTCAAGTCTCTTAAATCACTTTGTGCAAATAAAAACACAGAG GTGCAGTGTCTGTCAATACTGGCTGTTGGCAATTTAGCTTTCTGTTCAGAAAATCGTCGCACTCTATCTCATTCTGAAAGCCTGCGGGAACTTCTATTGCGCCTCACAGTTATGCCTGTGCCACGTGTAAACAAGGCTGCAGCACGTGCTTTGGCAATTCTTG GTGAAAATGAGAACCTGCGTCGAGCAATAAGAGGAAAGCCTGTTGGGAAGCAAGGATTGCGTATACTGTCAATGGATGGTGGTGGTATGAAGGGTCTAGCAACAGTTCAGATGCTTAAACAAATTGAGCAAGGAACCGGAAagcgtattcatgaaatgtttgacCTGATATGTGGTACATCAACGGGTGGTATGCTTGCGGTAGCTCTTGGAATTAAACAAATGACCTTGGATCAATGTGAAGATATATACAAAGAGCTTG GAAAACTTGTCTTTGCTGAACCTACTCCTAAGGATAATGAAGCTGCAACATGGAGGGAGAAGCTTGATCAGCTCTTCAAaagttcatcacaaagttttagaGTGGTTGTACATGGGTCAAAA CATAGTGCAGATCAATTTGAAAGACTGTTGAAAGAGATGTGTGCTGATGAAGATGGTGATCTTTTGATAGAATCTGCAGTGAAGGGCATTCCCAAAGTTTTCGTAGTGTCTACTCTAGTTAGTGTGACGCCAGCTCAACCATTTTTATTCCGGAATTATCAG TATCCAGCTGGTACCCCAGAGTCGCCATTAGGAATGGCTGAAAGTCCAGCAGTTACTGCAATTGGAACAGCTATCCCTAGTGCACAAATCACTAGTCGGCGTGGTGCTTCTATTGGAAGCTGCAAGCATCGGATATGGGAAGCTATAAGAGCATCATCTGCTGCTCCATATTACCTCGATGATTTCTCAGATG ATGTGAATCGTTGGCAAGATGGAGCCATTGTAGCAAATAATCCAACCATATTTGCCATAAGAGAAGCACAGCTTTTATGGCCTGATACACGCATTGACTGTCTAATTTCAATAGGATGTGGTTCAGTTCCAACAAag GTACGAAAAGGTGGCTGGCGTTATTTGGATACTGGACAAGTGTTGATAGAGAGCGCATGCTCTGTAGATCGGGTGGAGGAAGCGTTGGACACTCTGCTACCTATGATTCCTGAAGTGCAGTATTTTCGATTCAACCCAG TTGATGAGCGATGTGATATGGAGCTTGATGAGACTGATCCTGCTATCTGGCTTAAGTTGGAAGCTGCAACAGAGGAGTACGTTCAGAAAAATTGTGAGCTCTTCAAGAATGTCTGTGAGCGGCTAGTTCCACGAAATGAACATGAAGAAAGACTATCTGAGAAGTTGAATAGTCAACAATTTTCTAAATCAAAATCATTCAATTCAG GGCTTGATGAAACAAGCCCTTCATTAGGATGGAGGAGGATGGTTCTACTTGTAGAATCTTCACATAGTCCTGATATTGGAAATACTGATCATCATGCCCGAACACTTGAGAAGTTTTGTGCTAGTAATGGAATCAGGCTCTCCCTAACAAACTGTACTTCCGGATTCTCCAAGCCTGCAACTAGATTTCCTACACCTTTCACGTCACCATTATTTACTGGAAGCTTTCCATCAAGTCCACTTCTATATAGTCCTGAATGTGGACCTCAGAGAATTAATCGGATTGATCTAGTTCCACCTCTTAGCTTGGATGGTCATCCAACAGGGAAACCATCACCCCCAACATCTCCATTGGTCTCAAGGCAGGCTTCTTTACATGTTCGATCATTACATGATAAATTGCAGGATTTGCCTCAAGTAGGCATTATACATTTGGCTCTTCAGAATGATTCGACAGGTTCAATATTAAG TTGGCAGAATGATGTATTTGTGGTTGCAGAACCTGGCGAGCTTGCAGATAGATTTCTTCAGAGTGTTAAACTGAGCCTGTCTCCATTGATGCGAGGAAGACAGAGAAAGGAAGCTTATTCCTTAGCTAAAGTTTCATCTGTAGCTGATCTGGTTACAAAATGGCGATGCTTTCAAGTTGGAGGTATCCTCCACCGTTATATAGGACGCCAAACACAA GTAATGGAAGATAACCAAGAAATTGGTGCATTTATGTTTCGGAGAACGGTTCCTGCTGTTCACTTGACATCCGAAGATGTTCGTTGGATG GTTGGAGCATGGAGAGATAGAATTATAATATGCACTGGAAAGTATGGGCTGGCTCCAAGCCTGGTGAAGGCTTTCCTAGATTCAGGCgccaaagctgttgtctcatcgTCACTCGAACCTCCTGACGTGCAGTCCATACAGTTCAATGTGCTGGGCGATTACAATGGTTTTGAGAACGGAAGGTTTGAGATTGGAGATGAAGAGGCCGAGGATGACTACGTACTGGAACCAGCAAGTCCAGCAAGTGACTGGGAAGATAGTGATGCAGAGAAAGGCGGCGAGCCTGTGGTCATCTGGAATGGTGACGATGAAGATCTATCTGAGTTTGTATGCCTTTTATATGACTTGTTGTTCCACGAGGTATCAAGAGTAGATGTTGCTCTACAACATGCACTCCGCTCCCATCCGAAGTTGAGATACAGTTGCCATTTACCAAATATACACTAG
- the LOC135584881 gene encoding phospholipase A I-like isoform X3: MAELRVLRLFGNPLEFLPEILPLHNLRHLSLANIRIEATENLKSVNVHIETENSSYFIASRHKLSAFFSLIFRFSSCHHPLLASALAKIMQDHSNRVAISKEENAIRQLISMISSDDRHVVEQACFALSSLAADVSLAMQLIKSDIMQPIESLLRSVDQEELISVLQVLVTLAFASDSVAQKMLTKDVLKSLKSLCANKNTEVQCLSILAVGNLAFCSENRRTLSHSESLRELLLRLTVMPVPRVNKAAARALAILGENENLRRAIRGKPVGKQGLRILSMDGGGMKGLATVQMLKQIEQGTGKRIHEMFDLICGTSTGGMLAVALGIKQMTLDQCEDIYKELGKLVFAEPTPKDNEAATWREKLDQLFKSSSQSFRVVVHGSKHSADQFERLLKEMCADEDGDLLIESAVKGIPKVFVVSTLVSVTPAQPFLFRNYQYPAGTPESPLGMAESPAVTAIGTAIPSAQITSRRGASIGSCKHRIWEAIRASSAAPYYLDDFSDDVNRWQDGAIVANNPTIFAIREAQLLWPDTRIDCLISIGCGSVPTKVRKGGWRYLDTGQVLIESACSVDRVEEALDTLLPMIPEVQYFRFNPVDERCDMELDETDPAIWLKLEAATEEYVQKNCELFKNVCERLVPRNEHEERLSEKLNSQQFSKSKSFNSGLDETSPSLGWRRMVLLVESSHSPDIGNTDHHARTLEKFCASNGIRLSLTNCTSGFSKPATRFPTPFTSPLFTGSFPSSPLLYSPECGPQRINRIDLVPPLSLDGHPTGKPSPPTSPLVSRQASLHVRSLHDKLQDLPQVGIIHLALQNDSTGSILRLKSSSLLYYLTTVLTFFIIMSSFCKLSVSWQNDVFVVAEPGELADRFLQSVKLSLSPLMRGRQRKEAYSLAKVSSVADLVTKWRCFQVGGILHRYIGRQTQVMEDNQEIGAFMFRRTVPAVHLTSEDVRWMVGAWRDRIIICTGKYGLAPSLVKAFLDSGAKAVVSSSLEPPDVQSIQFNVLGDYNGFENGRFEIGDEEAEDDYVLEPASPASDWEDSDAEKGGEPVVIWNGDDEDLSEFVCLLYDLLFHEVSRVDVALQHALRSHPKLRYSCHLPNIH, encoded by the exons ATGGCTGAACTTCGTGTTCTAAGACTGTTCGGTAATCCTCTCGAGTTTCTTCCAGAAATTTTACCATTGCACAATCTTCGACATTTGTCACTTGCTAATATTAGAATTGAGGCCACTGAAAATCTGAAATCAGTGAATGTGCACATAGAG ACAGAAAACAGCTCCTATTTTATTGCATCAAGGCACAAGCTCAGTGCCTTTTTCTCTCTTATTTTCCGGTTCTCTTCATGTCATCATCCACTGTTGGCATCTGCATTAGCCAAAATCATGCAAGATCATAGCAATCGTGTGGCTATTAGTAAAGAAGAGAATGCTATACGACAGCTGATAAGTATGATAAGCAGTGATGACCGTCATGTG GTTGAACAAGCATGCTTTGCTCTCTCATCATTGGCAGCAGATGTTTCTTTGGCAATGCAGTTGATTAAGTCTGACATTATGCAACCCATCGAATCACTTTTGAGGTCAGTGGATCAAGAAGAACTGATCTCTGTATTGCAAGTTCTGGTCACATTAGCATTTGCATCTGATAGCGTTGCTCAAAAGATGCTGACCAAGGATGTCCTCAAGTCTCTTAAATCACTTTGTGCAAATAAAAACACAGAG GTGCAGTGTCTGTCAATACTGGCTGTTGGCAATTTAGCTTTCTGTTCAGAAAATCGTCGCACTCTATCTCATTCTGAAAGCCTGCGGGAACTTCTATTGCGCCTCACAGTTATGCCTGTGCCACGTGTAAACAAGGCTGCAGCACGTGCTTTGGCAATTCTTG GTGAAAATGAGAACCTGCGTCGAGCAATAAGAGGAAAGCCTGTTGGGAAGCAAGGATTGCGTATACTGTCAATGGATGGTGGTGGTATGAAGGGTCTAGCAACAGTTCAGATGCTTAAACAAATTGAGCAAGGAACCGGAAagcgtattcatgaaatgtttgacCTGATATGTGGTACATCAACGGGTGGTATGCTTGCGGTAGCTCTTGGAATTAAACAAATGACCTTGGATCAATGTGAAGATATATACAAAGAGCTTG GAAAACTTGTCTTTGCTGAACCTACTCCTAAGGATAATGAAGCTGCAACATGGAGGGAGAAGCTTGATCAGCTCTTCAAaagttcatcacaaagttttagaGTGGTTGTACATGGGTCAAAA CATAGTGCAGATCAATTTGAAAGACTGTTGAAAGAGATGTGTGCTGATGAAGATGGTGATCTTTTGATAGAATCTGCAGTGAAGGGCATTCCCAAAGTTTTCGTAGTGTCTACTCTAGTTAGTGTGACGCCAGCTCAACCATTTTTATTCCGGAATTATCAG TATCCAGCTGGTACCCCAGAGTCGCCATTAGGAATGGCTGAAAGTCCAGCAGTTACTGCAATTGGAACAGCTATCCCTAGTGCACAAATCACTAGTCGGCGTGGTGCTTCTATTGGAAGCTGCAAGCATCGGATATGGGAAGCTATAAGAGCATCATCTGCTGCTCCATATTACCTCGATGATTTCTCAGATG ATGTGAATCGTTGGCAAGATGGAGCCATTGTAGCAAATAATCCAACCATATTTGCCATAAGAGAAGCACAGCTTTTATGGCCTGATACACGCATTGACTGTCTAATTTCAATAGGATGTGGTTCAGTTCCAACAAag GTACGAAAAGGTGGCTGGCGTTATTTGGATACTGGACAAGTGTTGATAGAGAGCGCATGCTCTGTAGATCGGGTGGAGGAAGCGTTGGACACTCTGCTACCTATGATTCCTGAAGTGCAGTATTTTCGATTCAACCCAG TTGATGAGCGATGTGATATGGAGCTTGATGAGACTGATCCTGCTATCTGGCTTAAGTTGGAAGCTGCAACAGAGGAGTACGTTCAGAAAAATTGTGAGCTCTTCAAGAATGTCTGTGAGCGGCTAGTTCCACGAAATGAACATGAAGAAAGACTATCTGAGAAGTTGAATAGTCAACAATTTTCTAAATCAAAATCATTCAATTCAG GGCTTGATGAAACAAGCCCTTCATTAGGATGGAGGAGGATGGTTCTACTTGTAGAATCTTCACATAGTCCTGATATTGGAAATACTGATCATCATGCCCGAACACTTGAGAAGTTTTGTGCTAGTAATGGAATCAGGCTCTCCCTAACAAACTGTACTTCCGGATTCTCCAAGCCTGCAACTAGATTTCCTACACCTTTCACGTCACCATTATTTACTGGAAGCTTTCCATCAAGTCCACTTCTATATAGTCCTGAATGTGGACCTCAGAGAATTAATCGGATTGATCTAGTTCCACCTCTTAGCTTGGATGGTCATCCAACAGGGAAACCATCACCCCCAACATCTCCATTGGTCTCAAGGCAGGCTTCTTTACATGTTCGATCATTACATGATAAATTGCAGGATTTGCCTCAAGTAGGCATTATACATTTGGCTCTTCAGAATGATTCGACAGGTTCAATATTAAGGTTAAAATCTTCCTCCTTGCTATATTATTTAACTACAGTTTTGACCTTTTTCATTATTATGTCCTCATTCTGTAAACTTTCTGTCAGTTGGCAGAATGATGTATTTGTGGTTGCAGAACCTGGCGAGCTTGCAGATAGATTTCTTCAGAGTGTTAAACTGAGCCTGTCTCCATTGATGCGAGGAAGACAGAGAAAGGAAGCTTATTCCTTAGCTAAAGTTTCATCTGTAGCTGATCTGGTTACAAAATGGCGATGCTTTCAAGTTGGAGGTATCCTCCACCGTTATATAGGACGCCAAACACAA GTAATGGAAGATAACCAAGAAATTGGTGCATTTATGTTTCGGAGAACGGTTCCTGCTGTTCACTTGACATCCGAAGATGTTCGTTGGATG GTTGGAGCATGGAGAGATAGAATTATAATATGCACTGGAAAGTATGGGCTGGCTCCAAGCCTGGTGAAGGCTTTCCTAGATTCAGGCgccaaagctgttgtctcatcgTCACTCGAACCTCCTGACGTGCAGTCCATACAGTTCAATGTGCTGGGCGATTACAATGGTTTTGAGAACGGAAGGTTTGAGATTGGAGATGAAGAGGCCGAGGATGACTACGTACTGGAACCAGCAAGTCCAGCAAGTGACTGGGAAGATAGTGATGCAGAGAAAGGCGGCGAGCCTGTGGTCATCTGGAATGGTGACGATGAAGATCTATCTGAGTTTGTATGCCTTTTATATGACTTGTTGTTCCACGAGGTATCAAGAGTAGATGTTGCTCTACAACATGCACTCCGCTCCCATCCGAAGTTGAGATACAGTTGCCATTTACCAAATATACACTAG